In Synechococcus sp. CC9616, the following are encoded in one genomic region:
- a CDS encoding DUF3155 domain-containing protein, whose protein sequence is MSKKRKRISRRRLAGQRVLAHVSTHHLETGEYKPVTAARRFIAEAALVPPALLNVRRNEHTTDRFFWGEKGLFSAQYAEENHFLFPSLRVIVDSVGEDQLFEGLDLAADDWEEMEEYEYAFV, encoded by the coding sequence ATGTCCAAGAAGCGCAAGCGCATCAGTCGTCGCCGGCTTGCCGGGCAGCGTGTTCTGGCCCACGTGTCGACCCATCATCTCGAAACCGGCGAATACAAGCCCGTCACGGCGGCACGACGCTTTATCGCTGAAGCTGCGCTGGTTCCCCCTGCTCTGCTGAACGTTCGACGCAACGAGCACACGACCGACCGGTTTTTCTGGGGTGAGAAAGGTCTTTTCAGTGCCCAATACGCCGAGGAAAATCATTTCCTCTTCCCTTCTCTGAGGGTGATAGTCGATTCGGTGGGTGAAGATCAGCTCTTCGAAGGGCTCGATCTCGCCGCCGATGATTGGGAGGAGATGGAGGAATACGAATACGCCTTCGTCTGA
- the cobS gene encoding adenosylcobinamide-GDP ribazoletransferase produces MADFAGAWVFYSVLPGLPRVEPSFQRIARFAPWMGLVLGLFQAGCWLLLTPLGWSSTALAPLLLAFGIWFSGGLHHDGLMDTADGLAAGGARRLEAMEDSRVGASGVLALAMVLLIEMGSLIQLGPQAPVALLLAAIGGRAAPLWAMAHFDYLRLDGSAAFHRHHLRPGWDLLPLLPLLGLLLFLAGALPVVMGALVALLIPEWLGRRLGGHTGDSYGASVVLSEAFILLVLALLAMAI; encoded by the coding sequence TTGGCTGATTTTGCCGGAGCCTGGGTGTTTTATTCCGTTCTGCCCGGCTTGCCCAGAGTGGAACCAAGCTTCCAGCGAATCGCACGTTTTGCGCCCTGGATGGGGTTGGTGCTTGGCCTGTTTCAGGCTGGCTGCTGGTTGCTTCTGACGCCCCTCGGCTGGTCGTCTACTGCGTTGGCTCCGCTGCTGTTGGCCTTTGGCATCTGGTTCAGCGGGGGACTGCATCACGACGGCCTAATGGACACGGCGGATGGACTCGCGGCCGGAGGGGCGCGTCGTCTTGAAGCGATGGAGGACAGTCGCGTTGGGGCCAGCGGCGTTTTGGCTCTGGCCATGGTGCTGCTGATTGAGATGGGATCTCTGATTCAGCTGGGTCCCCAGGCCCCAGTTGCTCTGCTTCTGGCAGCAATCGGAGGGCGCGCCGCCCCGCTGTGGGCCATGGCTCATTTCGATTACCTCCGTCTCGATGGCTCCGCTGCCTTTCATCGTCATCACTTGCGTCCTGGCTGGGATCTTTTGCCGCTGCTGCCGTTACTGGGTCTGCTTCTGTTCCTGGCCGGTGCTCTCCCTGTGGTGATGGGGGCGTTGGTGGCTCTGCTGATACCGGAATGGCTTGGTCGACGGCTCGGCGGACATACCGGAGATTCCTATGGAGCCTCAGTGGTGCTCAGCGAGGCCTTCATTCTGCTGGTATTGGCGCTGCTGGCGATGGCCATCTGA
- the tgt gene encoding tRNA guanosine(34) transglycosylase Tgt encodes MFSFEISAHCPRSAARCGCFQTPHGPVHTPRFMPVGTLATVKGISTEQLLRTGAEMVLSNTYHLHLQPGEEVVAGAGGLHQFMGWQGPILTDSGGFQVFSLGDLNRIDDRGVVFRNPRDGRMIDMTPEHAIAIQMALGADVVMAFDQCPPYPATENDVVDACRRTHAWLERCVSSHSREDQALFGIVQGGCFPHLRRESAMAVADFDLPGIAVGGVSVGEPVEEMHRIVRDVTPLLPADRPRYLMGIGTLREMAIAVANGIDLFDCVIPTRLGRHGTALVGGERWNLRNARFRHDHTPLDPTCPCIACQNHSRAYLHHLIRSEELLGLTLLSLHNITHLIRFTTAIGQAIRDGCFSEDFAPWQPDSPAHHTW; translated from the coding sequence GTGTTCAGCTTTGAAATCAGCGCGCACTGCCCCCGCAGTGCAGCTCGTTGCGGCTGTTTTCAGACCCCACATGGACCGGTTCATACGCCGCGGTTCATGCCCGTAGGCACGCTGGCCACCGTCAAGGGCATCAGCACGGAGCAACTCCTCCGCACCGGTGCCGAAATGGTGCTCTCCAACACATATCACCTCCATCTGCAACCAGGAGAGGAGGTGGTCGCAGGGGCGGGGGGACTTCACCAGTTCATGGGTTGGCAAGGTCCAATCCTGACGGATTCCGGCGGTTTTCAGGTCTTCAGCCTGGGGGACCTGAACCGCATCGATGATCGGGGCGTGGTGTTTCGAAACCCTCGTGATGGCCGCATGATCGACATGACGCCGGAGCACGCCATCGCCATTCAGATGGCCCTCGGCGCTGACGTGGTCATGGCGTTTGATCAATGCCCGCCTTATCCCGCCACGGAGAACGACGTGGTCGACGCCTGCCGACGCACCCACGCCTGGCTTGAACGTTGCGTCAGCAGCCACAGCCGCGAAGACCAGGCTCTGTTTGGGATCGTTCAGGGCGGTTGCTTTCCCCATCTACGCCGTGAAAGCGCCATGGCCGTCGCGGATTTCGATCTGCCAGGCATCGCCGTCGGAGGAGTCAGCGTCGGGGAACCGGTGGAGGAGATGCACCGGATCGTGCGCGACGTGACGCCGCTGCTTCCTGCCGATCGACCGCGTTATCTCATGGGCATTGGCACACTTCGGGAGATGGCCATCGCTGTGGCCAACGGAATTGATCTCTTCGACTGTGTAATTCCAACCAGACTTGGCCGACACGGCACAGCACTGGTGGGAGGAGAACGATGGAATCTGCGCAACGCACGCTTCCGGCATGACCACACCCCCCTCGACCCGACCTGTCCGTGCATCGCCTGTCAAAACCACAGCAGGGCTTACCTGCATCACTTGATCCGCAGTGAGGAGCTGTTGGGTCTCACGCTGCTGAGCCTGCACAACATCACCCATCTGATCCGGTTCACAACCGCCATAGGACAGGCGATCCGGGATGGCTGTTTCTCAGAGGATTTCGCTCCCTGGCAACCAGACTCACCGGCCCATCACACGTGGTAG
- a CDS encoding WecB/TagA/CpsF family glycosyltransferase produces the protein MDFVSTTPDDRRRCRVLDIPVDACRDVRAAALGLHARGGGRIVTLNAEMTMTARANPELRRAIASAELVIPDGAGVVWALSRQGVKVVRSPGIELAWTLLSYAAAHQWRVALIGASPEVMSALQQNLPDQLPGLNLVMAVHGYQPEEAWPGLKSQLLGLQPDLILIALGVPRQETWSQAIGSGVAGLWMGVGGSFDVWAGVKTRAPSWMGRFQIEWLYRLIQEPSRWRRMLSLPQFVWEVIRKGERATR, from the coding sequence ATGGACTTCGTCTCTACGACCCCTGACGATCGGCGGCGCTGCAGGGTTCTTGACATCCCAGTGGATGCCTGCCGGGATGTCCGAGCCGCTGCCCTTGGGCTGCATGCCCGTGGTGGCGGTCGCATCGTCACCCTGAATGCCGAGATGACCATGACGGCTCGGGCCAACCCGGAGCTCCGCAGAGCCATCGCCTCAGCGGAGTTGGTGATTCCCGATGGGGCCGGCGTGGTGTGGGCTCTGTCCCGTCAGGGTGTGAAGGTTGTGCGAAGTCCAGGGATCGAGCTGGCCTGGACTCTGTTGAGCTACGCAGCGGCCCACCAGTGGCGCGTCGCTCTCATCGGTGCCTCTCCAGAGGTGATGAGCGCGCTTCAGCAGAACCTTCCGGACCAGCTTCCGGGTTTGAATTTGGTGATGGCTGTGCATGGCTACCAGCCTGAGGAGGCCTGGCCTGGGCTGAAATCGCAACTACTGGGACTGCAACCCGATCTGATCTTGATCGCTCTTGGAGTTCCCCGCCAGGAAACCTGGTCTCAAGCCATTGGATCCGGCGTTGCAGGGCTCTGGATGGGAGTTGGCGGCAGCTTTGATGTCTGGGCTGGGGTGAAAACCAGAGCACCAAGCTGGATGGGGCGGTTTCAGATCGAATGGCTTTACAGGCTGATCCAGGAGCCCAGCCGTTGGCGGCGGATGTTGTCACTTCCGCAGTTCGTCTGGGAGGTGATCCGGAAGGGTGAGCGCGCTACGCGCTGA
- a CDS encoding alpha/beta hydrolase has product MPRLVLLHGWGANADDLRPVGEALQHRHPTPLDVLALDAPEPHPQPPGRQWYGLFPAQWQDVPAAVESLRARLTQLDGSEEALSSTVLFGFSQGGAMALEVGCSLNLAGVISCSGYPHPGWTPPATHPPVLLLHGDQDAIVPAMAMDAIWQRLDPSRREKHQFQDGHTIPENVMPSLSQTLIQMLNQSSSN; this is encoded by the coding sequence ATGCCACGTCTGGTTCTTCTGCACGGATGGGGGGCCAATGCAGATGATCTGCGACCGGTGGGAGAGGCTCTCCAACATCGCCATCCCACTCCACTCGATGTACTGGCTCTCGATGCACCGGAACCACACCCTCAACCACCTGGCCGGCAGTGGTACGGCCTGTTTCCAGCCCAGTGGCAGGACGTGCCGGCAGCGGTGGAATCCCTCAGAGCCAGGCTGACGCAGCTCGATGGCAGTGAAGAAGCGCTTTCCAGCACAGTGCTTTTCGGATTTTCCCAGGGAGGGGCCATGGCCCTGGAGGTCGGGTGTTCCCTCAACCTGGCAGGCGTGATCTCATGCAGCGGCTATCCACATCCGGGATGGACTCCGCCTGCAACGCACCCCCCCGTTCTGTTGCTCCATGGCGATCAGGACGCCATCGTTCCAGCCATGGCGATGGATGCCATCTGGCAACGACTGGATCCCTCTCGCCGTGAGAAGCATCAGTTTCAGGATGGACACACCATTCCTGAAAACGTGATGCCCTCACTCAGCCAGACCTTGATACAGATGCTGAACCAATCCAGCAGCAACTGA
- a CDS encoding sensor histidine kinase KdpD, with protein sequence MPLTDRFLGFSDRLLSALCQKTSLRQLALYLSRPEQNPGPALELVRQWPRGDLQLPAVERDPDLRLPSPDRRWYPLQDGSLILGALRAEIPPEADWSPALDERLRSTAVAISHGLTLDLECLQLRQELIDQRRQTQTLVHQLRNPLSALRTYAQLLLRRMEPDSQHRELVEGMLSEQSQLGRYINALDGLNQDVLPAAADPGSPLLLPPGLSSSPVSLQEQLRPLIDRAAATASLQGRPWQGPQDWPQWATDITTSGTDSIVEIVANLLENAFRYSPPNQSIGLSLLDDGLAVWDSGPPIQEADRDRIFQRGYRGAAGQDRSGTGLGLALARDLAEQHGGSLELLIQPSRIAPELPSSGNAFQLRWPSPAAPIPAE encoded by the coding sequence ATGCCGTTGACAGACCGATTTCTCGGGTTCTCGGACAGGTTGCTTTCGGCGCTCTGCCAAAAGACGTCTCTGCGTCAATTGGCGCTTTACCTCAGTCGACCCGAACAGAACCCCGGCCCGGCGCTGGAGCTGGTGCGGCAATGGCCACGGGGAGACCTCCAGCTGCCTGCGGTCGAACGTGATCCAGATCTTCGACTGCCGTCTCCGGATCGACGCTGGTACCCGCTTCAGGACGGCTCGCTGATTCTCGGGGCATTACGGGCCGAGATCCCCCCTGAAGCGGATTGGAGTCCTGCACTGGACGAGCGACTGCGCAGCACTGCCGTTGCGATCAGCCATGGACTGACACTCGACCTCGAATGCCTGCAGCTGCGTCAGGAGTTGATCGACCAGCGTCGCCAGACGCAAACGCTGGTGCACCAGCTGCGCAACCCGTTATCCGCCCTGCGGACCTACGCCCAGCTGCTGCTGCGGCGAATGGAACCGGACAGCCAGCACCGAGAGCTTGTGGAGGGCATGCTGAGCGAGCAGAGCCAGCTCGGTCGATACATCAATGCCCTGGATGGCCTGAACCAGGACGTTCTCCCAGCCGCCGCCGATCCCGGCAGCCCCCTGCTGCTTCCACCAGGGCTGTCATCCAGCCCCGTTTCTCTTCAGGAACAGCTGCGTCCCCTGATCGATCGCGCTGCAGCCACAGCCTCGCTTCAGGGGCGACCCTGGCAAGGGCCACAGGATTGGCCGCAATGGGCAACGGACATCACCACTTCGGGTACCGATTCCATCGTGGAGATCGTCGCCAACCTGCTGGAGAACGCCTTCCGCTATAGCCCTCCTAACCAGTCGATTGGCCTGAGCCTCCTGGACGATGGACTGGCTGTGTGGGACAGCGGGCCGCCCATCCAAGAAGCCGATCGGGACAGGATCTTCCAGCGGGGATACCGCGGTGCAGCTGGGCAGGACCGTTCCGGTACGGGGCTAGGCCTGGCGTTGGCACGCGATCTGGCGGAGCAGCATGGCGGAAGCCTTGAGCTGCTGATTCAACCGTCGCGCATCGCTCCCGAACTTCCAAGCAGTGGCAATGCCTTTCAGCTCAGATGGCCATCGCCAGCAGCGCCAATACCAGCAGAATGA
- a CDS encoding photosystem II reaction center protein K produces the protein MAAYTFDLLAQLPEAYQAFGPLIDILPLIPVFFLLLAFVWQASVGFR, from the coding sequence ATGGCTGCCTACACCTTCGATCTGCTGGCTCAGCTTCCTGAGGCTTACCAGGCCTTCGGTCCCCTGATCGACATCCTGCCGTTGATCCCGGTGTTTTTCCTTCTCCTGGCTTTTGTCTGGCAGGCCTCCGTCGGTTTCCGCTGA